Proteins encoded by one window of Dokdonella sp.:
- a CDS encoding PD-(D/E)XK nuclease family protein, with protein sequence MSTNEKTHWRVVTPATWPAPPAEMSVSTYAEIEECPRRWALSSAEYPELWGGRGYPPKLQVAALAGSVVHLALEIIMKQLMRAGVPSLSDPSAPQVLRELGGYTRVVEECVERILKRYIDNPRAGALMEHAQRALRGQVPTLRVRVQSMLSRLRLPNSAPPAPAASAPKSGGPPPRLPLVNGIYPEVEVHAKSIGWKGKIDLLVLGDDACQITDFKTGATDEAHKFQVRAYAVMWRLDDELNPSGRVVDRLVLAYENQDVDVAPPITSEIDEIGRELLARRQAAEAALAARPPSARPNTESCRYCGVRQLCDAYWASATQVVSDDGRYCDIELKITGRHGPTSWDAVVVRARDLPAKMPALLRVQQPGEFKKGTRVRVLDGALARDSEDDAAPAIVTLGVLSEAYYEPLGDQK encoded by the coding sequence GTGAGCACGAACGAGAAGACGCACTGGCGCGTCGTCACACCGGCAACGTGGCCCGCTCCACCGGCCGAGATGAGCGTGTCGACATACGCGGAGATCGAAGAGTGCCCACGGCGCTGGGCGCTCAGCTCTGCCGAGTATCCGGAGCTTTGGGGCGGGCGAGGCTACCCGCCTAAGCTCCAAGTCGCTGCGCTGGCGGGCAGCGTCGTCCACTTGGCGCTCGAGATCATCATGAAGCAGCTTATGCGAGCGGGCGTGCCTTCGCTGAGCGACCCGAGCGCCCCGCAGGTGCTGCGGGAACTCGGCGGATACACGCGCGTCGTGGAGGAGTGCGTCGAGCGCATCCTCAAACGCTATATCGACAACCCGCGCGCAGGCGCGTTGATGGAGCATGCACAGCGGGCCCTGCGCGGCCAAGTGCCGACGCTTCGAGTGCGCGTACAGTCGATGCTGAGCCGACTTCGGTTGCCGAATAGTGCTCCGCCAGCACCTGCCGCGTCAGCGCCGAAGTCGGGCGGACCACCGCCACGGCTCCCGCTCGTGAACGGGATCTACCCCGAGGTGGAGGTCCACGCGAAGAGCATCGGGTGGAAGGGGAAGATCGATCTCCTTGTTCTCGGCGACGACGCGTGCCAGATCACCGACTTCAAGACCGGCGCGACTGACGAGGCGCACAAGTTTCAGGTCCGGGCGTACGCCGTGATGTGGCGGCTCGACGACGAACTGAACCCGTCGGGGCGCGTAGTGGATCGGCTCGTGCTCGCGTACGAGAACCAGGATGTCGACGTCGCGCCGCCGATCACATCGGAGATTGATGAAATCGGTCGTGAACTCCTCGCGCGCCGACAGGCAGCGGAGGCCGCGTTGGCCGCACGCCCGCCCTCGGCACGCCCGAACACCGAGTCGTGTCGCTACTGCGGTGTGCGCCAACTCTGCGACGCATATTGGGCCAGCGCCACGCAGGTGGTCTCGGATGACGGACGCTACTGCGATATCGAATTGAAGATCACCGGGCGTCACGGCCCGACGAGTTGGGACGCTGTAGTCGTACGTGCGCGTGATCTCCCGGCGAAGATGCCAGCATTGCTGAGGGTCCAACAGCCCGGCGAGTTCAAGAAGGGCACCCGGGTGCGCGTGCTCGACGGCGCGCTTGCCCGTGACTCAGAAGACGATGCTGCCCCCGCCATCGTCACGCTTGGTGTGCTCAGCGAGGCGTACTACGAACCGCTTGGCGATCAAAAATGA
- a CDS encoding TIGR03747 family integrating conjugative element membrane protein produces MSDPAVAAQRQLQRQQGLIASLVTLPFRFFGVLCGALLLCILIECVGMHFFWPEQGWRHAQGMLHYELDQLSTHFTRSALVQEPGRTAHRLVEQGYDWLFVKSGLLDWIRDASAQASAGSHRPTQDFRYYLGLVYVHLESYLIAAAYTTLVFLVRLLVLCLTLPLFLMAAFVGLVDGLVRRDIRRFGAGRESGFIYHRARASLIPLAVLPWVTYLALPVSVNPLLVLLPSAALLGVAVCIAAATFKKYL; encoded by the coding sequence ATGAGCGATCCGGCCGTCGCGGCCCAGCGCCAGCTGCAACGACAGCAGGGGTTGATCGCCAGCCTGGTCACGCTGCCGTTCCGCTTCTTCGGCGTGCTGTGCGGCGCGCTGCTGCTGTGCATCCTGATCGAATGCGTCGGCATGCATTTCTTCTGGCCCGAGCAGGGCTGGCGCCACGCGCAGGGCATGCTGCACTACGAGCTGGATCAGCTCTCCACGCATTTCACGCGCAGCGCGCTGGTGCAGGAGCCAGGGCGCACCGCGCACCGGCTGGTCGAGCAGGGCTACGACTGGCTGTTCGTGAAGAGCGGCCTGCTGGACTGGATACGCGACGCCTCGGCGCAGGCCAGCGCCGGCAGCCATCGCCCGACCCAGGATTTCCGCTACTACCTGGGCCTGGTCTACGTGCATCTGGAGAGCTACCTGATCGCGGCGGCCTACACGACGCTCGTCTTTCTCGTGCGGCTGCTGGTGCTGTGCCTGACCCTGCCGCTGTTCCTGATGGCCGCCTTCGTCGGGCTGGTCGACGGCCTGGTGCGCCGAGACATCCGCCGCTTCGGCGCGGGACGCGAATCGGGGTTCATCTATCACCGCGCCAGGGCCAGCCTGATCCCGCTGGCCGTGCTTCCGTGGGTGACATACCTGGCACTGCCGGTCAGCGTGAACCCGTTGCTGGTCCTGCTGCCCAGCGCCGCATTGCTCGGCGTGGCGGTGTGCATTGCGGCGGCGACGTTCAAGAAGTACCTGTAG
- the traD gene encoding type IV conjugative transfer system coupling protein TraD, with product MAQPHAVEVLLRPAVELHTVAVCTGAAILCLVAPWSLALNPLLGLGSALAFLTFGAIRLRDAWAILRYRRNIRRLPRYVMTSRDVPVSQQRLFVGRGFRWEQRHTHRLMQTYRPEFRRYVEPTAIYRAARRLEERLEFAPFPVSTLARALAWDSPLNPARPLPPVGGLPRLHGIEPHEVDVTLPLGERVGHTLVLGTTRVGKTRLAELFITQDIRRKVRGEHEVVIVFDPKGDADLLKRMYVEAKRAGREGEFYVFHLGWPDISARYNAVGRFGRISEVATRIAGQLSGEGNSAAFREFAWRFVNIIARALVELGQRPDYLLIQRHVINIDALFIEYAQHYFAKNEPKAWEVIVQLEAKLNDKNIPRNMIGREKRVVALEQYLSQVRVYDPVLDGLRSAVRYDRTYFDKIVASLLPLLEKLTTGKIAQLLAPNYSDLSDPRPIFDWMQVIRKRAVVYVGLDALSDAEVAAAVGNSMFSDLVSVAGHIYKFGIDDGLPGAAAGAKIPINVHADEFNELMGDEFIPMVNKGGGAGVQVTAYTQTLSDIEARIGNRAKAGQVVGNFNNLFMLRVRETATAELLTRQLPKVEVYATALMSGATDSSDPHGNTAFTSNTQDRISSNSVPLIEPAHVVALPKGQCFALTEGGNLWKVRMPLPAPDPDEAMPKDLQELAGYMRQHYVEAGDWWENQGLPGLQDKALPDDLLDDFKQMAAAEEAEA from the coding sequence ATGGCCCAACCGCATGCGGTCGAGGTGCTGCTGCGGCCAGCGGTGGAGCTTCATACCGTGGCGGTCTGCACCGGCGCCGCGATTCTGTGCCTGGTGGCACCGTGGTCGCTCGCGCTGAACCCGCTGCTCGGCCTGGGCTCGGCGCTGGCCTTCCTGACCTTCGGCGCGATTCGCCTGCGCGATGCCTGGGCGATCCTGCGCTATCGCCGCAACATCCGCCGCCTGCCGCGCTACGTGATGACCAGCCGCGACGTGCCGGTGAGTCAGCAACGGCTGTTCGTCGGCCGGGGCTTTCGCTGGGAGCAGCGGCACACGCACCGGCTGATGCAGACCTACCGGCCGGAGTTCCGCCGCTACGTCGAGCCGACGGCGATCTACCGGGCCGCCCGGCGGCTGGAGGAGCGGCTTGAGTTCGCGCCGTTTCCCGTCTCGACGCTGGCGCGCGCGCTGGCCTGGGACAGCCCGCTCAACCCGGCCCGGCCGCTGCCGCCGGTCGGCGGACTGCCGCGCCTGCATGGCATCGAGCCGCACGAGGTCGACGTCACCCTGCCGCTGGGCGAGCGCGTCGGCCACACCCTGGTGCTGGGCACCACGCGCGTGGGCAAGACGCGGCTGGCCGAGCTGTTCATCACGCAAGACATCCGCCGCAAGGTCCGCGGCGAGCACGAGGTGGTGATCGTCTTCGACCCCAAGGGCGATGCGGACCTGTTGAAGCGCATGTACGTCGAGGCCAAGCGCGCCGGGCGCGAAGGCGAGTTCTACGTGTTTCATCTGGGCTGGCCGGACATCTCGGCGCGCTACAACGCCGTCGGCCGGTTCGGGCGTATCTCCGAGGTGGCCACGCGCATCGCCGGACAGCTCTCGGGCGAAGGCAACAGCGCCGCGTTCCGCGAGTTCGCCTGGCGCTTTGTCAACATCATCGCGCGCGCCCTGGTCGAGCTGGGGCAGCGGCCGGACTACTTGCTGATCCAGCGCCACGTCATCAACATCGACGCGCTGTTCATCGAGTACGCCCAGCACTACTTCGCCAAGAATGAGCCGAAGGCCTGGGAAGTCATCGTCCAGCTCGAAGCCAAGCTGAACGACAAGAACATCCCGCGCAACATGATCGGGCGCGAGAAGCGCGTGGTGGCCCTCGAACAGTACCTGTCCCAGGTGCGCGTCTATGACCCGGTGCTCGACGGCCTGCGCAGCGCCGTGCGCTACGACCGGACGTACTTCGACAAGATCGTCGCCTCGCTGCTGCCGCTGCTGGAGAAGCTCACCACCGGCAAGATTGCGCAACTGCTCGCACCGAACTATTCCGACCTGTCCGACCCGCGGCCGATCTTCGACTGGATGCAGGTCATCCGCAAACGCGCGGTGGTCTACGTGGGGCTGGATGCGCTGTCCGACGCCGAAGTCGCGGCGGCGGTGGGCAACTCGATGTTCAGCGATCTGGTCTCGGTCGCCGGCCACATCTACAAGTTCGGCATCGACGACGGGCTGCCCGGCGCCGCGGCGGGCGCCAAGATCCCGATCAATGTCCACGCCGACGAATTCAATGAACTCATGGGCGACGAGTTCATTCCGATGGTCAACAAGGGTGGCGGTGCCGGCGTGCAGGTGACGGCCTACACGCAGACCTTGAGCGACATCGAGGCGCGCATCGGCAACCGTGCCAAGGCCGGCCAGGTGGTCGGCAACTTCAACAACCTGTTCATGCTGCGCGTGCGCGAGACCGCCACCGCCGAGCTGCTGACGCGACAACTGCCCAAGGTCGAGGTGTACGCCACGGCACTGATGAGCGGCGCCACCGACAGCTCCGACCCGCACGGCAATACTGCATTCACGTCTAACACCCAGGACCGCATCAGCAGCAACAGCGTGCCGCTGATCGAGCCGGCGCATGTGGTGGCGCTGCCCAAGGGGCAGTGCTTCGCGCTGACCGAGGGCGGCAACCTCTGGAAAGTCCGCATGCCGCTGCCGGCACCCGACCCCGACGAAGCCATGCCGAAGGATCTGCAGGAGCTGGCCGGCTACATGCGGCAGCACTACGTCGAGGCCGGAGACTGGTGGGAGAACCAAGGCCTCCCCGGCCTGCAGGACAAGGCGCTGCCCGACGACCTGCTGGACGACTTCAAGCAGATGGCTGCCGCTGAAGAGGCCGAAGCATGA
- a CDS encoding integrating conjugative element protein, protein MNHIVLIAAIGLLPTTTVFAQTVSAPLIVVEDRGGDSALPYYQSLNPQPDQATPPAPMPAPRAGNTADAEAAMLPVRSTQLSPGEVQRRVIRAPGLTALFLIGDDERSRAWLRQRQAALRELQAVGLVVNVESMAALTALRRLAPGLTLSPVSGDDLAQRLGLRHYPVLITATGVEQ, encoded by the coding sequence ATGAACCACATCGTTCTCATCGCCGCCATCGGGCTGCTGCCCACGACCACCGTCTTCGCCCAGACCGTCTCCGCGCCGCTGATCGTCGTCGAAGACCGCGGCGGCGACTCCGCGCTGCCGTACTACCAGTCGCTGAATCCTCAGCCGGATCAGGCCACGCCGCCGGCCCCGATGCCGGCCCCTCGCGCGGGCAACACCGCCGACGCCGAAGCCGCCATGCTGCCGGTGCGCTCGACGCAACTGTCGCCGGGCGAGGTGCAGCGCCGCGTCATCCGGGCGCCGGGCCTGACGGCGCTGTTCCTGATCGGCGACGACGAGCGTTCGCGCGCCTGGCTGCGGCAGCGGCAGGCGGCGCTGCGAGAGCTGCAGGCCGTGGGCCTGGTGGTCAACGTGGAGTCGATGGCCGCGCTGACGGCGCTGCGTAGGCTGGCTCCCGGCCTCACCCTCTCGCCGGTCTCCGGCGACGACCTGGCCCAGCGCCTGGGCCTGCGCCACTACCCAGTGCTCATCACGGCCACCGGTGTCGAGCAGTAG